A DNA window from Halomonas zincidurans B6 contains the following coding sequences:
- the nadB gene encoding L-aspartate oxidase — MTESEHDVLIIGGGVAGLTLALELADHRRVTLLRPGRDEIGASAWAQGGIAAVLAPHDTLEAHVQDTLVAGDGLCDERAVRFTIENGPAAIEWLIGQGVPFTRDPSPEAPYPYHLTREGGHGTRRIIHAADATGRVVIDTLLARAAAHPRVRLVTELQVIELRADSQGCCGASSLDSEGRLQRLSARDTVLATGGASGLYRHTTSPSPACGEGMAMAAALGARLADLEFQQFHPTCLFDPDGPAFLISEAVRGEGGILRNAQGRRFMPDYDERGELAPRDIVARAIQAEMQRAHGQHVALDVTHLPAQTIEHHFPTIVAHCRARGIDIRHESIPVVPAAHYSCGGVMTDLHGASDIAHLYAIGEVARTGLHGANRMASNSLLECLVFARAAAEALRHGENHGQYRLPTQGGGAIPLNEQAPLPSRGKADALLERLRAVMSEHAAIVRSDAGLMTARTLLQALQDDSDKLNERYRATIATRRLSHALMVASALVDSALQRRESRGLHYNRDCPPAKP, encoded by the coding sequence ATGACCGAAAGTGAACACGATGTGCTGATCATCGGCGGAGGCGTTGCCGGACTGACGCTGGCGCTGGAGCTCGCCGATCATCGCCGCGTCACGCTACTGCGCCCGGGGCGTGATGAAATCGGCGCGAGTGCTTGGGCTCAGGGAGGCATCGCCGCCGTTCTGGCACCGCACGATACGCTTGAAGCGCACGTCCAGGATACCCTGGTCGCCGGCGATGGTCTGTGTGACGAGCGAGCCGTTCGCTTTACCATCGAGAATGGTCCCGCCGCCATCGAGTGGTTGATCGGCCAGGGCGTACCCTTTACACGCGATCCCTCCCCCGAGGCCCCCTACCCCTATCACTTGACCCGCGAAGGCGGCCACGGCACGCGGCGCATCATTCATGCAGCCGATGCCACGGGACGAGTCGTTATCGACACGTTGCTCGCGCGGGCGGCTGCCCATCCACGGGTGCGCCTGGTCACCGAGCTGCAGGTCATCGAACTCCGTGCCGACAGCCAGGGCTGCTGTGGGGCATCGAGTCTCGACAGCGAAGGCCGCCTTCAACGCCTATCGGCGCGAGATACCGTGCTGGCCACCGGTGGCGCCAGCGGTCTCTATCGGCACACCACGAGCCCCAGCCCGGCATGCGGCGAGGGCATGGCCATGGCCGCCGCGCTGGGTGCGCGCCTGGCCGACCTGGAGTTCCAGCAGTTTCATCCCACCTGCCTCTTCGATCCCGACGGACCGGCGTTTCTGATCAGCGAAGCGGTACGCGGCGAAGGTGGCATCCTGCGCAATGCGCAGGGGCGACGCTTCATGCCGGACTATGACGAGCGCGGCGAACTGGCGCCGCGAGACATCGTCGCACGCGCGATTCAGGCAGAAATGCAACGTGCGCATGGTCAACATGTTGCGCTGGACGTCACTCATCTGCCTGCGCAGACGATCGAACATCACTTTCCGACCATCGTCGCCCATTGCCGGGCCCGCGGCATCGACATTCGTCATGAGTCGATCCCGGTCGTGCCGGCGGCACACTACAGCTGTGGCGGTGTCATGACGGATCTCCACGGCGCCAGCGACATAGCCCACCTCTACGCGATCGGCGAGGTTGCCCGCACGGGGCTACACGGGGCCAATCGCATGGCCAGCAACTCATTGCTGGAATGCCTGGTATTCGCACGTGCCGCCGCCGAGGCGTTGCGCCATGGCGAGAATCATGGCCAGTATCGATTGCCGACCCAGGGGGGGGGCGCAATCCCGCTCAATGAGCAGGCACCGCTCCCCTCTCGGGGCAAAGCGGACGCCCTGCTCGAGCGGCTACGCGCAGTGATGAGCGAACATGCCGCCATCGTTCGCAGCGATGCCGGCCTGATGACGGCTCGGACCCTATTGCAGGCCCTGCAAGACGACAGCGATAAATTGAATGAACGTTATAGAGCGACGATCGCCACTCGTCGGCTGAGTCATGCACTAATGGTGGCTTCTGCATTAGTCGACTCTGCCTTACAGCGCCGCGAATCGCGTGGCCTGCACTACAACCGCGATTGCCCACCAGCCAAGCCTTGA
- a CDS encoding succinate dehydrogenase assembly factor 2, with translation MWELDLLLIPFLEHRYGDLDDTDQAAYQALIEQEDQDLFIWLMRRDWPQDDTLRRIVKMIVEYAETSGNDQYRTL, from the coding sequence ATGTGGGAGCTGGACCTACTCCTGATCCCCTTTCTCGAACATCGCTATGGCGATCTCGACGACACGGACCAGGCCGCCTATCAGGCATTGATCGAGCAGGAGGATCAGGATCTCTTTATCTGGCTGATGCGTCGCGATTGGCCGCAGGACGATACGCTACGGCGGATCGTCAAGATGATCGTCGAATATGCTGAAACGTCCGGTAACGATCAATATCGCACCCTCTAG
- a CDS encoding integration host factor subunit beta: MTKSELIEQIAMRQPELSIKEVEAAVRIILDDITGELADGGRVEIRGFGSFSLHYREPRVGRNPKTGDPVDLTGKFVPHFKPGKELREQVNASRALGY, from the coding sequence ATGACCAAGTCCGAGTTGATCGAACAAATCGCCATGCGACAGCCCGAGCTGTCAATCAAGGAAGTCGAAGCCGCCGTCCGCATCATCCTCGATGACATCACCGGTGAATTGGCCGATGGTGGCCGAGTAGAGATTCGCGGCTTCGGTAGTTTCTCGCTGCATTATCGCGAGCCCCGCGTCGGGCGAAACCCGAAGACCGGCGACCCGGTCGATCTGACGGGTAAATTCGTGCCACACTTCAAGCCGGGCAAGGAGTTGCGCGAACAGGTCAACGCCAGTCGCGCACTGGGTTACTGA
- a CDS encoding lipopolysaccharide assembly protein LapA domain-containing protein, with protein MRWLKGLLLAIILLVVLLLGILFAVNNQQALPLNLIWVELPPASLSLWLLIALALGVILGMLAMTGVYLRLRTLLTRAQRHNQQQRKELDRLRIQEFKDTP; from the coding sequence ATGCGCTGGCTCAAAGGTCTGCTCCTCGCCATCATCCTGCTGGTGGTGCTGCTGCTGGGAATTCTCTTCGCCGTCAATAACCAGCAGGCGTTGCCTTTGAACTTGATCTGGGTCGAGTTGCCACCGGCATCGCTGTCGCTCTGGCTACTCATCGCCCTCGCTCTTGGCGTGATCCTTGGCATGCTCGCCATGACCGGCGTGTATCTGCGCCTGCGCACCCTGCTCACCCGCGCCCAGCGCCATAACCAGCAGCAACGCAAGGAGCTCGATCGGCTGCGCATCCAGGAGTTCAAGGACACCCCCTAG
- the lapB gene encoding lipopolysaccharide assembly protein LapB produces MLDLKLLVLLLAAIAIGWWLGRLESRRHARHQHRSSPLSRDYFVGLNYLLNEQPDRAIETFVQALEVNSDTIETHIALGNLFRSRGEADRAVKIHQNLLARPSLTALQSDQVQLELSRDFLHLGLLDRAERLLLGLLRASPDSARLKPAKLLLVDLYEREREWAKALEVAQPQLIHEEADIRRAAAHWLCELAQQDRHTASPALARKRLRQALSIDDRCVRANWLIAELEREAGNYKAEIRTLQRLARQDHDFTPIVLEPLRDAYLKLEDEKGLVRCLNQWVSEAPHISTVIMLARLTEQHEGINAAANVISNQLAATPSLRGVDYLMDLYIAEAGPEQQHFSLLKRHTGKLLESRPRFRCHRCGFEGAHLHWQCPRCRSWGVTKPITGLEGE; encoded by the coding sequence ATGCTTGATCTAAAGCTGCTGGTCCTGTTACTGGCGGCAATCGCCATTGGCTGGTGGCTGGGCCGACTCGAGAGCCGCCGACACGCAAGACATCAACACCGCTCATCGCCGTTGTCGCGTGACTACTTCGTCGGCCTCAACTACCTACTCAACGAGCAGCCCGACCGGGCGATCGAAACTTTTGTCCAGGCGCTCGAGGTCAACAGCGACACCATCGAGACCCATATCGCCCTGGGCAACTTGTTCCGCTCACGCGGCGAAGCCGATCGCGCAGTCAAGATTCACCAGAACCTGCTGGCTCGGCCCTCGTTGACCGCTCTGCAAAGCGACCAGGTCCAGCTCGAACTATCGCGTGACTTCCTGCACCTGGGGCTTCTGGATCGCGCCGAAAGATTGCTTCTAGGACTCTTGCGGGCCAGCCCCGATTCCGCCCGCCTGAAACCCGCCAAGCTCCTGCTGGTGGATCTGTACGAGCGTGAACGTGAGTGGGCCAAGGCCCTGGAAGTAGCGCAGCCGCAACTGATCCATGAGGAGGCCGACATTCGCCGTGCAGCCGCTCACTGGCTATGCGAGCTGGCCCAGCAAGACAGGCATACCGCCAGCCCGGCACTGGCTCGCAAGCGTCTGCGCCAAGCTTTGAGCATCGATGATCGCTGTGTACGCGCCAATTGGCTGATCGCCGAGCTGGAGCGTGAAGCCGGCAATTACAAGGCGGAGATCCGAACGCTCCAACGCCTCGCTCGCCAGGACCATGACTTCACACCTATCGTTCTGGAACCGTTGCGAGACGCCTACCTTAAACTCGAAGACGAAAAAGGCCTGGTACGTTGCCTGAATCAATGGGTGAGCGAAGCCCCGCATATCAGTACAGTGATCATGCTGGCCCGCCTGACCGAACAGCATGAAGGCATCAACGCGGCCGCCAATGTCATTAGCAACCAGCTCGCTGCCACGCCCAGCTTGCGCGGGGTCGACTACCTGATGGACCTCTACATTGCCGAAGCAGGTCCCGAACAACAGCATTTTTCGCTGCTCAAACGGCACACCGGAAAGCTGCTCGAATCCCGGCCTCGTTTTCGTTGCCATCGTTGCGGCTTTGAAGGCGCCCACCTGCATTGGCAGTGCCCTCGGTGCCGTAGCTGGGGCGTAACCAAGCCAATTACCGGACTGGAAGGTGAATGA
- the pyrF gene encoding orotidine-5'-phosphate decarboxylase yields MPSQTSPLIIALDYSSLDAALCMADQLDPARCRLKVGKELFTRSGPAVLEALHGRGFEVFLDLKFHDIPNTVAGAVQAAAEQGVWMVNVHASGGRRMMLAARERLDAQRFKTQLIAVTVLTSLERQDLAEVGLDTTPESQVERLAQLAQQTGLDGVVCSAQEASRLEDLYGKAFLKVTPGIRPSFARQADQRRILTPAQALAAGSTHLVIGRPVTEATDPMAALEAIEREL; encoded by the coding sequence GCTCTGTGCATGGCGGATCAGTTGGATCCTGCACGCTGCCGACTCAAGGTCGGCAAGGAGCTGTTCACTCGTAGCGGACCCGCCGTTCTCGAAGCGCTGCATGGGCGGGGCTTCGAAGTGTTTCTCGACCTCAAGTTCCATGACATACCCAATACCGTGGCCGGAGCCGTTCAGGCAGCCGCCGAGCAGGGCGTATGGATGGTCAACGTTCATGCTTCGGGAGGGCGACGCATGATGCTGGCGGCTCGGGAGCGTCTCGATGCACAGCGCTTCAAGACACAACTCATCGCAGTGACGGTCTTGACCAGTCTCGAGCGACAGGACCTGGCCGAGGTCGGCCTAGACACAACGCCCGAGTCGCAGGTCGAGCGGCTGGCGCAACTGGCTCAGCAGACGGGGCTGGATGGGGTGGTGTGTTCGGCGCAGGAGGCCAGCCGGCTCGAGGATCTGTACGGCAAGGCCTTTCTCAAGGTCACGCCCGGCATCCGCCCTTCGTTTGCCCGGCAAGCAGACCAGCGGCGTATACTGACCCCGGCCCAGGCGCTAGCCGCGGGAAGCACTCATCTGGTGATTGGGCGCCCGGTAACCGAGGCCACCGATCCCATGGCGGCGCTGGAGGCGATCGAGCGCGAGCTGTGA